Proteins from a single region of Phycisphaeraceae bacterium D3-23:
- a CDS encoding extracellular solute-binding protein, producing the protein MRDHLPKIIIVLLMVVIVGLPVLLRPGKGEGASLASSTEPDAPRLVIFTPHNEQIRFELGQAYNRWRIAQGRPAVKFDWRSPGGTSDIRKSILSQYQAMIDRGADLDEGIGADLFFGGGEYDHGKIAGGIDATNEEGVETTYRIIDDPLIDAALFDAAFPEPRIGGERLYRRYTFVEDGQDVEVLGWTGVTLSSFGIVYNRDVLNSIGAEEPTTWSDLATPEYLGWVALADPGHSGSIASTFNTLVKRQGWTQGWATLRRTFANARYFTTSSSTVPNDVARGDAAAGMCIDFYARYQAGIIGGERMGYADPIEDGKSTTATTADPITLLRGAPEPELSREFIAWLLGPDAQGIWQRAIEPAQDSGGAVDGLVRPTQYELRRKPIRSDMYHDAERAAWVDRDIDPFPTAVPFPDGTPDYFGAIAPITQAMAIDIHDDLTTAWEALIRASDPGHAQHGRYDEMAALFDAMPEELTLTWPDAELTEQWHAIQLDPGHPRYSEVIDTLNAFDAELGELLDNKHLIEAKRITWRAFFQDNYQEVVRLERGG; encoded by the coding sequence ATGCGCGACCACCTGCCCAAGATCATCATCGTCCTCCTCATGGTCGTCATCGTCGGCCTGCCTGTCCTGCTTCGGCCGGGCAAGGGCGAGGGTGCATCGCTCGCGTCCTCGACCGAGCCCGATGCGCCCCGGCTGGTCATCTTCACGCCGCACAACGAGCAGATCCGTTTCGAGCTGGGCCAGGCCTACAACCGCTGGCGTATTGCGCAGGGCCGACCCGCCGTGAAGTTCGACTGGCGCAGCCCCGGCGGCACGAGCGACATCCGCAAGAGCATCCTGAGCCAGTACCAGGCCATGATCGACCGCGGGGCCGACCTCGACGAAGGCATCGGCGCCGACCTGTTCTTCGGCGGTGGCGAGTACGACCACGGCAAGATCGCCGGCGGTATCGACGCGACCAACGAAGAAGGCGTCGAAACGACGTACCGCATCATCGACGACCCGCTGATCGACGCCGCACTCTTCGACGCCGCGTTCCCCGAGCCGCGCATCGGCGGCGAACGGCTCTACCGACGCTACACGTTTGTTGAAGACGGCCAGGACGTCGAAGTCCTCGGCTGGACCGGCGTCACGCTCTCGAGCTTCGGCATCGTCTACAACCGCGACGTCCTCAACAGCATCGGCGCCGAGGAACCCACCACCTGGTCCGACCTCGCGACGCCCGAGTACCTCGGCTGGGTCGCGCTGGCCGACCCCGGGCACAGCGGGTCGATCGCGTCGACCTTCAACACGCTCGTGAAACGCCAGGGCTGGACCCAGGGCTGGGCGACGCTCCGCCGGACGTTTGCCAACGCGCGTTACTTCACGACGAGCTCGAGCACGGTGCCCAACGATGTCGCGCGCGGCGACGCCGCGGCCGGGATGTGCATCGACTTCTATGCACGCTACCAGGCCGGCATCATCGGCGGCGAGCGCATGGGCTACGCCGACCCGATCGAGGACGGCAAGAGCACCACCGCGACGACCGCCGACCCGATCACCCTGCTGCGCGGCGCGCCTGAGCCCGAGCTTTCACGCGAGTTCATCGCCTGGCTGCTGGGCCCCGATGCGCAGGGTATCTGGCAACGCGCGATCGAGCCGGCACAAGACAGCGGTGGGGCGGTCGATGGGCTTGTCCGCCCAACGCAGTACGAGCTTCGCCGCAAGCCCATCCGAAGCGACATGTACCACGACGCCGAGCGCGCCGCCTGGGTCGACCGCGACATCGACCCGTTCCCCACGGCCGTGCCATTCCCGGACGGCACGCCCGACTACTTCGGCGCGATCGCCCCCATCACCCAGGCCATGGCCATCGACATCCACGACGACCTCACCACCGCGTGGGAGGCCCTGATCCGCGCCAGCGACCCGGGTCACGCACAGCACGGCCGATACGACGAGATGGCCGCGCTCTTCGACGCGATGCCCGAGGAACTCACGCTGACCTGGCCTGATGCCGAGTTGACCGAGCAGTGGCACGCGATACAGCTCGACCCCGGCCACCCGCGCTACAGCGAGGTCATCGACACGCTCAACGCCTTCGACGCCGAGTTGGGTGAGTTGCTCGACAACAAGCACCTCATCGAAGCCAAGCGCATCACCTGGCGAGCGTTCTTCCAGGACAACTATCAGGAAGTCGTCCGCCTCGAACGCGGCGGCTAA
- a CDS encoding phosphatidylserine decarboxylase gives MLSPLAKQETMTITAIGVLLSVAALLLWWWWLVPVIVLVTAALLAFFRDTDRRTPTQRGVMTAPSDGRISSVHEIEHYAPLDGPATCVRIFMSVFDGHINYSPYHSEVTSIAHKDGAHLNTLKPESAEDNESNLIVLVHPTRGYPMAAVRQVAGMLARTIVCSIHEGQVLQRGQRIGLIKLGSTTELYIAHDLAPQVQVRQGQKVVGGMTVLAQITPKEGAAIVARPERGEAEAADTPDAESADDSVESAGDDVHDNDADVADKQPVEAEIEA, from the coding sequence ATGCTCAGCCCGCTTGCGAAACAGGAAACGATGACGATCACGGCCATCGGCGTGCTGCTCTCGGTCGCGGCGCTGCTGCTGTGGTGGTGGTGGCTGGTCCCGGTGATCGTGCTCGTCACGGCCGCGCTGCTCGCGTTTTTCCGCGACACCGACCGCCGCACGCCGACCCAGCGCGGTGTCATGACCGCCCCCTCCGACGGCCGGATCAGCTCCGTCCACGAGATCGAGCACTACGCCCCGCTCGACGGCCCCGCGACGTGCGTCCGCATCTTCATGAGCGTGTTCGACGGCCACATCAACTACAGCCCCTACCACTCCGAGGTCACATCCATCGCGCACAAGGACGGCGCGCATCTCAACACGCTCAAGCCCGAGTCGGCCGAGGACAACGAGTCGAACCTGATCGTCCTGGTCCACCCGACGCGCGGCTACCCGATGGCGGCGGTCCGGCAGGTCGCGGGGATGCTCGCGCGGACGATCGTCTGCTCGATCCACGAGGGCCAGGTCCTCCAGCGCGGCCAACGCATCGGCCTCATCAAACTCGGCTCAACCACCGAGCTCTATATCGCCCACGACCTTGCGCCGCAGGTCCAGGTCCGTCAGGGCCAGAAGGTCGTCGGCGGCATGACCGTCCTCGCGCAGATCACGCCCAAGGAAGGCGCGGCCATCGTCGCAAGGCCCGAGCGTGGCGAAGCGGAGGCGGCAGACACACCTGATGCGGAGTCGGCGGACGATTCGGTCGAGTCTGCCGGCGATGATGTTCACGACAACGATGCCGATGTCGCGGACAAGCAGCCCGTCGAGGCCGAGATCGAGGCGTAG